Within the Vibrio tasmaniensis genome, the region GGGCGGACATGTTATGGATGCTAGGCGGTGTGATAGGCTTGCTTGTTGGTGGTCATTTCTTGTTGAGACCGCTGTTCCGCTACGTAGTCATGAGCGGTGTGCGTGAGTTGTTCACGGTAGCAGCGCTGTTATTGGTGATTGGTATTGCTGTCATCATGCAGCAGATTGGTTTGTCGATGGCATTAGGTACTTTCTTGGCGGGCGTACTTCTGGCTGAAAGTGAATATCGACACGAGCTTGAAATCGCGATTGACCCATTCAAAGGGTTACTGCTTGGCTTGTTCTTTATTTCGGTTGGTATGGCGGTGAATTTAGGTTTACTAGCAGAAAGCCCATTCGCAATACTGATTGCGGTGTCGTCTCTGGTCGTATTGAAAGGATTAGTGCTGTATGCGCTGGCTCGTATCTTTGGCACTCAAGCTAAAGCGCGCAGTCGTATGGCGATGATTCTCAGCCAAGGTGGTGAGTTTGCCTTTGTAATTTTTACCGCTGCGAGTGCACAAGGCATCTTAAGCGGCGACCAAGTGTCGTTCTTACTGGTTGTTGTGAGCCTGTCTATGGTGACCACGCCATTGATGCTTAAGCTGCAAGACCGATTCTTTGCGCGTCAGCTTAATCAAATCAGTGAAAGCGCGATGTCTTCGGATGTGGTTGATCGTAGCCCTCGAGTGATCATTGCAGGCTTTGGTCGTTTCGGTCAGATCATTGGTCGCTTGATGTATGCCAACAAGATTCGTATTACCGTCCTTGAAAGTGATGCCAGCCAAATCCATATCCTAAGAAAATTCGGCTACAAAGTGTTTTACGGAGATTCCACTCACCTAGAACTGTTGCGGGCAGCCGGTGCAGACAAGGCGGAAGCCATCGTGTTGTGTACTGACTCTCCTGATGAAATTATGAAAACCGTCGATTTGTGTAAGCAGCACTTTCCACGCTTAAAGATCTTAGCGCGAGCTCGAAGCCGTGTTGAAGCGTATCAATTACTTAACCACGGTGTGAGTAACTACTCTCGTGAAACCTTCCTTGGGGCATTAGATTTAGGCCGTCAAACATTGACCGAACTTGGAATGCACCCATATAAAGCGAAGCGAGCAGAAGCACACTTTAGGAAATTGGATAATGGTATGCTGAAAGAGTTACTTCCTCAGCATAATGAAGATGCTGAGTTGGCCCAACGAGCGAAAGAGGCTCGTAAAGAACTCGAAGAGATTTTTGGACACGAGATGGAAAACGATCACCAATCTCGTAACTATTGGCAGTAGCTGGAAGTGATAACTAATGCTTGAACTATAGAAATATAGCTTGAGCATAGAAATAACAGTCTAGATAACTAATCTAATAATAAACGTGGTCTCTGCTTTGCCTTTAATCGAGCTAGAGCGGAAGAACTGCGAATCCAGAGTAGTAAAGGATATCAACGTGAAACAGAAAAAACGCTTTATCGCAGGGGCGAGCTGCCCAAGCTGCAAGACTCAAGACACACTCCGCTGGTGGGTTGAAAATAATATCGAGCTGGTGGAATGCGTCGATTGTGACTTCACTGAGCAGCGTAAACCGAAAACTGTAGAGAAATCTGAACACGCGAATCAAGAAATGATCGGTATTTTTAAGCCAGAATGATTGAGTTTCGTTAATTGATCCCCATAATATCCCGGTACAGAATTTTTCCTAAGCTCAACTGTTCGAGCTTAGTCCAAACCTCCTTGGAGCTCTCATGAAAATTGAAAAGAACGTAGTAGTTAGTGTTGCATATCAAGTGAAACTTGAAGATGGCGTAGTAGTTGACCAATCAACTGCAGAAGCTCCACTAGATTACCTTCACGGTCACAACAACCTAATTAC harbors:
- a CDS encoding YheV family putative zinc ribbon protein — its product is MKQKKRFIAGASCPSCKTQDTLRWWVENNIELVECVDCDFTEQRKPKTVEKSEHANQEMIGIFKPE
- the kefB gene encoding glutathione-regulated potassium-efflux system protein KefB encodes the protein MALTNDFLQSSVIFLAAAVVAVPIAQRAGLGSVLGYLLAGVAIGPWGLGLISDVEAILHFSEFGVVLLLFLIGLELNPKKLWQMRAPILGLGGAQVLITTLIITAIACMFGLTWQTSLVIGMGLALSSTAIALRVIEERELGGKEAGQSGFAVLLFQDIAVIPMLAMLPLLAGNTGGSWADMLWMLGGVIGLLVGGHFLLRPLFRYVVMSGVRELFTVAALLLVIGIAVIMQQIGLSMALGTFLAGVLLAESEYRHELEIAIDPFKGLLLGLFFISVGMAVNLGLLAESPFAILIAVSSLVVLKGLVLYALARIFGTQAKARSRMAMILSQGGEFAFVIFTAASAQGILSGDQVSFLLVVVSLSMVTTPLMLKLQDRFFARQLNQISESAMSSDVVDRSPRVIIAGFGRFGQIIGRLMYANKIRITVLESDASQIHILRKFGYKVFYGDSTHLELLRAAGADKAEAIVLCTDSPDEIMKTVDLCKQHFPRLKILARARSRVEAYQLLNHGVSNYSRETFLGALDLGRQTLTELGMHPYKAKRAEAHFRKLDNGMLKELLPQHNEDAELAQRAKEARKELEEIFGHEMENDHQSRNYWQ